In bacterium, one DNA window encodes the following:
- the rplJ gene encoding 50S ribosomal protein L10, producing the protein MAEPRSDKVAEVEALEERLRNSSIVILTDYRGLTVGEIGTLRGKLRGASLEYRVAKNTLLSRAAEKVGVVGLEPHLTGPTAVVFGNDDPGVPARVLQDFIRQFRKLEIKGGVVEGHALDAAGVQALATLPGRPELLARVVGAVQGPLFSLVMVLTAAPRGLVTALDAVRKRRETEEGASGKQAAPAAEPAPAAEPAPAVEPAPAVEPAPSADAAPVAGAAPAPEAAPAPAAQSAPASEGARAEPAAVPAADAPAESKPTA; encoded by the coding sequence ATGGCGGAGCCGAGATCAGACAAAGTCGCCGAAGTCGAGGCGCTCGAAGAGCGTCTGCGGAACTCGTCGATTGTGATCCTCACGGACTACCGCGGGCTCACGGTCGGCGAGATCGGGACGCTGCGCGGCAAACTCCGGGGCGCGTCCCTCGAATACCGCGTCGCCAAGAACACCCTGCTGAGCCGGGCGGCCGAAAAAGTCGGCGTCGTCGGGCTCGAGCCGCACCTCACCGGACCGACCGCGGTCGTGTTCGGCAACGACGATCCCGGCGTGCCGGCGAGGGTGCTTCAGGATTTTATCCGCCAGTTCCGCAAGCTTGAAATCAAGGGCGGGGTGGTCGAGGGGCACGCGCTCGACGCGGCCGGGGTCCAGGCGCTCGCGACGCTGCCCGGTAGGCCGGAGCTGCTCGCCCGTGTGGTGGGCGCGGTCCAGGGCCCGCTGTTCTCGCTGGTGATGGTACTGACCGCGGCGCCGCGCGGCCTGGTCACGGCCCTCGACGCCGTCCGGAAGCGCCGCGAGACGGAGGAAGGTGCGTCCGGGAAGCAGGCGGCGCCCGCGGCAGAGCCGGCGCCCGCGGCAGAGCCGGCACCCGCGGTAGAACCGGCACCCGCGGTAGAACCGGCACCTTCCGCGGACGCGGCGCCCGTGGCCGGCGCGGCACCGGCCCCCGAGGCGGCGCCCGCCCCGGCGGCGCAATCCGCGCCCGCGTCCGAAGGGGCGCGGGCCGAACCGGCCGCCGTCCCCGCCGCCGACGCGCCGGCGGAGTCCAAACCCACAGCGTAA
- the rplL gene encoding 50S ribosomal protein L7/L12, producing the protein MAERATVEKIVDEIGDLSALDLSKLVKALEEKFGVSAAAPMMAMAPAGGAAAGAPAATEEQTEFDAMLTAIGDKKIQVIKVVRELTGLGLKEAKDLVDGAPKPVKEKVSKQEAETIKTKLSEVGATVEIK; encoded by the coding sequence ATGGCGGAGCGAGCGACAGTTGAAAAGATCGTTGACGAGATCGGGGACCTGTCGGCCCTGGATCTATCGAAGCTCGTGAAGGCCCTGGAGGAGAAGTTTGGCGTCAGCGCGGCGGCGCCGATGATGGCGATGGCCCCGGCGGGCGGCGCGGCCGCGGGCGCGCCGGCGGCGACGGAGGAACAGACGGAGTTCGACGCCATGCTCACCGCGATCGGCGATAAGAAGATCCAGGTGATCAAGGTCGTCCGCGAACTGACCGGTCTCGGCCTCAAGGAGGCCAAGGACCTGGTCGACGGCGCGCCCAAGCCGGTGAAGGAGAAAGTCTCGAAGCAAGAAGCCGAGACGATCAAGACCAAGCTGTCCGAAGTGGGCGCCACAGTCGAGATCAAGTAA